A genomic stretch from Caloenas nicobarica isolate bCalNic1 chromosome 3, bCalNic1.hap1, whole genome shotgun sequence includes:
- the PEX6 gene encoding peroxisome biogenesis factor 6 isoform X3, which produces MAVAVLRPLDAPPAELAPATALLLAPPPLCAALRGRGGGLVLAVRPAGRGGAQAVLLSAVALEAGGRRGAELWLRGALLRRLGLVAGRRVAVWPVRRPPALAWVLLGAAGRPRRPAAGAVLVRRGEALPGPGPGPVVLEARPALQGLLGNATHTALAPPPPPREPAAGGAPCRRPAAPPVVSRFAADRPGGVAAAAPLLLRVALASGAGGGGAERYERSGAADGKSSRSVLSVPPFAKELSLEIVCSPAYSTQGGYDRVLYKHFETPRLVQEGDILCVPTFGYAEFLDVNADKFVRWPELYFKVRKILGMVEGKQSEGYLVDTQNTSLYLVGSTNSAVPSAPAYNSHEFWSSLSPAGLSDAVKQLCDALRPHLNSQASALSGAGSVLLSGPSGSGKLMAVRAVCSCLSLHLFKVDCVSLCSDTGGATEEKVQMAFIQSQQYHPCVLVLKDIEVLVRDWDRLGQDARVIATLRQLLLDRDPALSHPVLVIGTTCKPQDVPTDVQTAFLHEVKIGAPSEEQRRSMLSMLTAGLPLGKEVSLSKLARKTAIPSVSWQDVGGLQEVKKDILDTIQLPLEHPELLSLGLCRSGLLLYGPPGTGKTLLAKAVATTCAMTFLSVKGPELINMYVGQSEENVRNVFTKARAAVPCIIFFDELDSLAPSRGRSGDSGGIMDRVVSQLLAELDGLHSTREVFVIGATNRPDLLDPALLRPGRFDKLVYVGINEDRESQLQVLGAITRRFKLDPSVNLTTILEKCPAQLTGADIYALCSDAMMCAVKRKVGWIEEGLDTESSVLILTMEDFLQAATRLQPSVSELELARYRLIQQKFAAC; this is translated from the exons ATGGCGGTGGCTGTGCTGCGGCCGCTGGACGCCCCGCCGGCGGAGCTGGCGCCGGCCAccgcgctgctgctggcgccgCCGCCGCTATGTGCGGCGCTGCGCGGGCGGGGCGGTGGGCTGGTGCTGGCGGTGCggccggcggggcgcggcggggcgcaGGCCGTGCTGCTGAGCGCCGTGGCGCTGGAggcgggcggccggcggggcgcgGAGCTGTGGCTGCGCGGGGCTCTGCTGCGgcggctggggctggtggccgGTCGGCGGGTGGCCGTGTGGCCGGTGCGCCGCCCGCCGGCGCTggcctgggtgctgctgggggcggcggggcggccgagGCGGCCGGCGGCCGGCGCGGTGCTGGTGCGGCGTGGGGaggcgctgccggggccgggcccggggccggTGGTGCTGGAAGCGCGGCCGGCGCTCCAGGGGTTGCTGGGCAACGCCACGCACACCGCCCTCGCCCCCCCACCGCCGCCGCGCGAGCCCGCGGCCGGCGGCGCCCCCTGCCggcgccccgccgcgccgcccgtcGTCTCCCGCTTCGCCGCGGACAGGCCCGGcggggtggcggcggcggcgccgctgctgctgcgggTGGCCCTCgcgagcggggcgggcggcggcggggcggag AGGTACGAACGATCCGGTGCCGCGGATGGGAAAAGCAGCCGGTCGGTGCTGTCCGTGCCCCCCTTCGCCAAGGAGCTGAGCTTGGAGATTGTCTGCTCGCCAGCCTACAGCACCCAGGGAGGCTATGACCGTGTGCTCTACAAGCATTTCGAAACACCCCG gctTGTCCAGGAGGGAGACATCCTATGTGTTCCCACATTTGGATATGCTGAGTTTTTAGATGTAAATGCAGACAAATTTGTAAG gTGGCCAGAGCTTTACTTCAAAGTCAGGAAGATTTTAGGCATGGTGGAAGGCAAGCAGTCTGAGGGTTACCTGGTGGACACCCAGAACACCTCTCTGTATCTG GTGGGTTCAACAAACAGTGCTGTCCCATCTGCACCAGCCTATAACAGTCACGAGTTCTGGAGCAGTTTGTCTCCTGCTGGACTTTCCGATGCTGTGAAACAGCTCTGTGATGCTCTTCGGCCTCACCTCAACAGTCA GGCAAGTGCACTGAGTGGGGCCGGCAGCGTTCTCCTCTCAGGGCCAAGCGGCAGTGGGAAACTGATGGCTGTCAGAGCTGTGTGTAGCTGCCTCAGCCTCCACCTCTTCAAG GTTGATTGCGTTAGTTTGTGCAGTGACACTGGTGGAGCCACAGAGGAGAAAGTACAGATGGCCTTCATTCAGTCTCAGCAGTATCATCCCTGTGTGCTCGTGCTGAAAGACATCGAGGTGCTTGTCAGAGactgggacaggctgggacAGGACGCCAGAGTCATTGCTACTCTGAGACAGCTGCTCCTGGACAGAGACCCAGCACTGAG CCACCCTGTTCTGGTGATCGGCACAACCTGCAAGCCCCAGGATGTTCCTACAGATGTGCAAACCGCTTTCCTTCACGAGGTGAAAATTGGAGCCCCttcagaagagcagaggaggtCAATGCTGAGCATGCTTACTGCCGGTCTGCCGCTGGGCAAAGAAGTGAGCCTATCCAAGCTGGCCCGCAAGACTGCG ATCCCCTCTGTGTCCTGGCAGGATGTTGGTGGGCTCCAAGAGGTGAAGAAGGATATCCTGGACACTATCCAGTTGCCCCTGGagcacccagagctgctctcaCTGGGTCTGTGCCGCTCTGGTCTGCTGCTGTATGggcctccagggacagggaagaCCTTGCTGGCAAAAGCTGTGGCAACCACGTGCGCCATGACATTCCTTAG CGTCAAAGGGCCAGAGCTCATCAACATGTACGTCGGGCAAAGCGAGGAGAATGTGCGTAATG TCTTCACCAAAGCCAGGGCAGCTGTTCCCTGCATTATCTTCTTTGATGAACTGGATTCCCTGGCCCCCAGTCGTGGGCGGAGTGGAGATTCAGGGGGCATCATGGACAG AGTTGTCTCACAGCTCCTGGCTGAGCTTGATGGCCTTCATTCCACCAGAGAGGTATTTGTCATTGGAGCTACAAACAGGCCTGACCTCCTGGACCCAGCTCTGCTTCGGCCGGGCAG GTTTGACAAGCTGGTCTATGTGGGTATAAATGAAGACCGAGAGTcacagctgcaggtgctgggtgCCATCACCAGGAG GTTTAAACTGGATCCTTCCGTGAATCTCACCACCATCCTAGAAAAATGCCCGGCTCAGCTGACGGGAGCAGACATCTACGCCTTGTGCTCAGATGCCATGATGTGCGCTGTCAAACGCAAAGTAGGATGGATCGAGGAAG GGCTGGATACCGAGAGCTCTGTGCTGATCCTGACCATGGAAGATTTCCTGCAGGCTGCTACCAGGTTGCAGCCATCAGTTTCTGAGCTGGAGCTGGCCAGGTACAGACTCATCCAGCAGAAGTTTGCTGCCTGCTAA
- the PEX6 gene encoding peroxisome biogenesis factor 6 isoform X2, which yields MAVAVLRPLDAPPAELAPATALLLAPPPLCAALRGRGGGLVLAVRPAGRGGAQAVLLSAVALEAGGRRGAELWLRGALLRRLGLVAGRRVAVWPVRRPPALAWVLLGAAGRPRRPAAGAVLVRRGEALPGPGPGPVVLEARPALQGLLGNATHTALAPPPPPREPAAGGAPCRRPAAPPVVSRFAADRPGGVAAAAPLLLRVALASGAGGGGAERYERSGAADGKSSRSVLSVPPFAKELSLEIVCSPAYSTQGGYDRVLYKHFETPRLVQEGDILCVPTFGYAEFLDVNADKFVRWPELYFKVRKILGMVEGKQSEGYLVDTQNTSLYLVGSTNSAVPSAPAYNSHEFWSSLSPAGLSDAVKQLCDALRPHLNSQASALSGAGSVLLSGPSGSGKLMAVRAVCSCLSLHLFKVDCVSLCSDTGGATEEKVQMAFIQSQQYHPCVLVLKDIEVLVRDWDRLGQDARVIATLRQLLLDRDPALSHPVLVIGTTCKPQDVPTDVQTAFLHEVKIGAPSEEQRRSMLSMLTAGLPLGKEVSLSKLARKTAGFVLGDFCALLSHSSRAACTRIQTMSFPGGLSEEVERDFCTAGFPVLEEDFSFALDQLHNTHSQAVGAPKIPSVSWQDVGGLQEVKKDILDTIQLPLEHPELLSLGLCRSGLLLYGPPGTGKTLLAKAVATTCAMTFLSVKGPELINMYVGQSEENVRNVFTKARAAVPCIIFFDELDSLAPSRGRSGDSGGIMDRVVSQLLAELDGLHSTREVFVIGATNRPDLLDPALLRPGRFDKLVYVGINEDRESQLQVLGAITRRFKLDPSVNLTTILEKCPAQLTGADIYALCSDAMMCAVKRKVGWIEEGLDTESSVLILTMEDFLQAATRLQPSVSELELARYRLIQQKFAAC from the exons ATGGCGGTGGCTGTGCTGCGGCCGCTGGACGCCCCGCCGGCGGAGCTGGCGCCGGCCAccgcgctgctgctggcgccgCCGCCGCTATGTGCGGCGCTGCGCGGGCGGGGCGGTGGGCTGGTGCTGGCGGTGCggccggcggggcgcggcggggcgcaGGCCGTGCTGCTGAGCGCCGTGGCGCTGGAggcgggcggccggcggggcgcgGAGCTGTGGCTGCGCGGGGCTCTGCTGCGgcggctggggctggtggccgGTCGGCGGGTGGCCGTGTGGCCGGTGCGCCGCCCGCCGGCGCTggcctgggtgctgctgggggcggcggggcggccgagGCGGCCGGCGGCCGGCGCGGTGCTGGTGCGGCGTGGGGaggcgctgccggggccgggcccggggccggTGGTGCTGGAAGCGCGGCCGGCGCTCCAGGGGTTGCTGGGCAACGCCACGCACACCGCCCTCGCCCCCCCACCGCCGCCGCGCGAGCCCGCGGCCGGCGGCGCCCCCTGCCggcgccccgccgcgccgcccgtcGTCTCCCGCTTCGCCGCGGACAGGCCCGGcggggtggcggcggcggcgccgctgctgctgcgggTGGCCCTCgcgagcggggcgggcggcggcggggcggag AGGTACGAACGATCCGGTGCCGCGGATGGGAAAAGCAGCCGGTCGGTGCTGTCCGTGCCCCCCTTCGCCAAGGAGCTGAGCTTGGAGATTGTCTGCTCGCCAGCCTACAGCACCCAGGGAGGCTATGACCGTGTGCTCTACAAGCATTTCGAAACACCCCG gctTGTCCAGGAGGGAGACATCCTATGTGTTCCCACATTTGGATATGCTGAGTTTTTAGATGTAAATGCAGACAAATTTGTAAG gTGGCCAGAGCTTTACTTCAAAGTCAGGAAGATTTTAGGCATGGTGGAAGGCAAGCAGTCTGAGGGTTACCTGGTGGACACCCAGAACACCTCTCTGTATCTG GTGGGTTCAACAAACAGTGCTGTCCCATCTGCACCAGCCTATAACAGTCACGAGTTCTGGAGCAGTTTGTCTCCTGCTGGACTTTCCGATGCTGTGAAACAGCTCTGTGATGCTCTTCGGCCTCACCTCAACAGTCA GGCAAGTGCACTGAGTGGGGCCGGCAGCGTTCTCCTCTCAGGGCCAAGCGGCAGTGGGAAACTGATGGCTGTCAGAGCTGTGTGTAGCTGCCTCAGCCTCCACCTCTTCAAG GTTGATTGCGTTAGTTTGTGCAGTGACACTGGTGGAGCCACAGAGGAGAAAGTACAGATGGCCTTCATTCAGTCTCAGCAGTATCATCCCTGTGTGCTCGTGCTGAAAGACATCGAGGTGCTTGTCAGAGactgggacaggctgggacAGGACGCCAGAGTCATTGCTACTCTGAGACAGCTGCTCCTGGACAGAGACCCAGCACTGAG CCACCCTGTTCTGGTGATCGGCACAACCTGCAAGCCCCAGGATGTTCCTACAGATGTGCAAACCGCTTTCCTTCACGAGGTGAAAATTGGAGCCCCttcagaagagcagaggaggtCAATGCTGAGCATGCTTACTGCCGGTCTGCCGCTGGGCAAAGAAGTGAGCCTATCCAAGCTGGCCCGCAAGACTGCG GGGTTTGTGCTGGGAGATTTTTGTGCCTTGTTGTCCCACAGCAGCCGAGCTGCTTGTACCCGCATTCAGACCATGAG TTTTCCAGGTGGACTGAGCGAGGAAGTGGAGAGAGATTTTTGCACTGCTGGGTTCCCAGTGCTTGAGGAGGATTTTAGTTTTGCATTGGACCAGCTGCACAACACCCATTCACAAGCAGTGGGAGCCCCGAAG ATCCCCTCTGTGTCCTGGCAGGATGTTGGTGGGCTCCAAGAGGTGAAGAAGGATATCCTGGACACTATCCAGTTGCCCCTGGagcacccagagctgctctcaCTGGGTCTGTGCCGCTCTGGTCTGCTGCTGTATGggcctccagggacagggaagaCCTTGCTGGCAAAAGCTGTGGCAACCACGTGCGCCATGACATTCCTTAG CGTCAAAGGGCCAGAGCTCATCAACATGTACGTCGGGCAAAGCGAGGAGAATGTGCGTAATG TCTTCACCAAAGCCAGGGCAGCTGTTCCCTGCATTATCTTCTTTGATGAACTGGATTCCCTGGCCCCCAGTCGTGGGCGGAGTGGAGATTCAGGGGGCATCATGGACAG AGTTGTCTCACAGCTCCTGGCTGAGCTTGATGGCCTTCATTCCACCAGAGAGGTATTTGTCATTGGAGCTACAAACAGGCCTGACCTCCTGGACCCAGCTCTGCTTCGGCCGGGCAG GTTTGACAAGCTGGTCTATGTGGGTATAAATGAAGACCGAGAGTcacagctgcaggtgctgggtgCCATCACCAGGAG GTTTAAACTGGATCCTTCCGTGAATCTCACCACCATCCTAGAAAAATGCCCGGCTCAGCTGACGGGAGCAGACATCTACGCCTTGTGCTCAGATGCCATGATGTGCGCTGTCAAACGCAAAGTAGGATGGATCGAGGAAG GGCTGGATACCGAGAGCTCTGTGCTGATCCTGACCATGGAAGATTTCCTGCAGGCTGCTACCAGGTTGCAGCCATCAGTTTCTGAGCTGGAGCTGGCCAGGTACAGACTCATCCAGCAGAAGTTTGCTGCCTGCTAA
- the PEX6 gene encoding peroxisome biogenesis factor 6 isoform X1 — translation MAVAVLRPLDAPPAELAPATALLLAPPPLCAALRGRGGGLVLAVRPAGRGGAQAVLLSAVALEAGGRRGAELWLRGALLRRLGLVAGRRVAVWPVRRPPALAWVLLGAAGRPRRPAAGAVLVRRGEALPGPGPGPVVLEARPALQGLLGNATHTALAPPPPPREPAAGGAPCRRPAAPPVVSRFAADRPGGVAAAAPLLLRVALASGAGGGGAEVWVSRRGLLALGLFQGEWVRVGAEGAAREHLATLLARPPPWEYPRAARHGVPDGAGLLAPALAFNLGCDPAAAAHLRLRRYERSGAADGKSSRSVLSVPPFAKELSLEIVCSPAYSTQGGYDRVLYKHFETPRLVQEGDILCVPTFGYAEFLDVNADKFVRWPELYFKVRKILGMVEGKQSEGYLVDTQNTSLYLVGSTNSAVPSAPAYNSHEFWSSLSPAGLSDAVKQLCDALRPHLNSQASALSGAGSVLLSGPSGSGKLMAVRAVCSCLSLHLFKVDCVSLCSDTGGATEEKVQMAFIQSQQYHPCVLVLKDIEVLVRDWDRLGQDARVIATLRQLLLDRDPALSHPVLVIGTTCKPQDVPTDVQTAFLHEVKIGAPSEEQRRSMLSMLTAGLPLGKEVSLSKLARKTAGFVLGDFCALLSHSSRAACTRIQTMSFPGGLSEEVERDFCTAGFPVLEEDFSFALDQLHNTHSQAVGAPKIPSVSWQDVGGLQEVKKDILDTIQLPLEHPELLSLGLCRSGLLLYGPPGTGKTLLAKAVATTCAMTFLSVKGPELINMYVGQSEENVRNVFTKARAAVPCIIFFDELDSLAPSRGRSGDSGGIMDRVVSQLLAELDGLHSTREVFVIGATNRPDLLDPALLRPGRFDKLVYVGINEDRESQLQVLGAITRRFKLDPSVNLTTILEKCPAQLTGADIYALCSDAMMCAVKRKVGWIEEGLDTESSVLILTMEDFLQAATRLQPSVSELELARYRLIQQKFAAC, via the exons ATGGCGGTGGCTGTGCTGCGGCCGCTGGACGCCCCGCCGGCGGAGCTGGCGCCGGCCAccgcgctgctgctggcgccgCCGCCGCTATGTGCGGCGCTGCGCGGGCGGGGCGGTGGGCTGGTGCTGGCGGTGCggccggcggggcgcggcggggcgcaGGCCGTGCTGCTGAGCGCCGTGGCGCTGGAggcgggcggccggcggggcgcgGAGCTGTGGCTGCGCGGGGCTCTGCTGCGgcggctggggctggtggccgGTCGGCGGGTGGCCGTGTGGCCGGTGCGCCGCCCGCCGGCGCTggcctgggtgctgctgggggcggcggggcggccgagGCGGCCGGCGGCCGGCGCGGTGCTGGTGCGGCGTGGGGaggcgctgccggggccgggcccggggccggTGGTGCTGGAAGCGCGGCCGGCGCTCCAGGGGTTGCTGGGCAACGCCACGCACACCGCCCTCGCCCCCCCACCGCCGCCGCGCGAGCCCGCGGCCGGCGGCGCCCCCTGCCggcgccccgccgcgccgcccgtcGTCTCCCGCTTCGCCGCGGACAGGCCCGGcggggtggcggcggcggcgccgctgctgctgcgggTGGCCCTCgcgagcggggcgggcggcggcggggcggaggTGTGGGTGAGCCGGCGCGGGCTGCTGGCGCTGGGGCTCTTCCAGGGGGAGTGGGTGAGGGTGGGCGCCGAGGGGGCGGCTCGCGAGCACCTGGCGACGCTGTTGGCGCGGCCGCCGCCTTGGGAGTACCCGCGGGCCGCCCGCCACGGCGTGCCCGACGGCGCCGGGCTGCTGGCCCCCGCCCTGGCCTTCAATCTGGGCTGCGACCCTGCCGCCGCCGCACACCTGCGCCTGCGG AGGTACGAACGATCCGGTGCCGCGGATGGGAAAAGCAGCCGGTCGGTGCTGTCCGTGCCCCCCTTCGCCAAGGAGCTGAGCTTGGAGATTGTCTGCTCGCCAGCCTACAGCACCCAGGGAGGCTATGACCGTGTGCTCTACAAGCATTTCGAAACACCCCG gctTGTCCAGGAGGGAGACATCCTATGTGTTCCCACATTTGGATATGCTGAGTTTTTAGATGTAAATGCAGACAAATTTGTAAG gTGGCCAGAGCTTTACTTCAAAGTCAGGAAGATTTTAGGCATGGTGGAAGGCAAGCAGTCTGAGGGTTACCTGGTGGACACCCAGAACACCTCTCTGTATCTG GTGGGTTCAACAAACAGTGCTGTCCCATCTGCACCAGCCTATAACAGTCACGAGTTCTGGAGCAGTTTGTCTCCTGCTGGACTTTCCGATGCTGTGAAACAGCTCTGTGATGCTCTTCGGCCTCACCTCAACAGTCA GGCAAGTGCACTGAGTGGGGCCGGCAGCGTTCTCCTCTCAGGGCCAAGCGGCAGTGGGAAACTGATGGCTGTCAGAGCTGTGTGTAGCTGCCTCAGCCTCCACCTCTTCAAG GTTGATTGCGTTAGTTTGTGCAGTGACACTGGTGGAGCCACAGAGGAGAAAGTACAGATGGCCTTCATTCAGTCTCAGCAGTATCATCCCTGTGTGCTCGTGCTGAAAGACATCGAGGTGCTTGTCAGAGactgggacaggctgggacAGGACGCCAGAGTCATTGCTACTCTGAGACAGCTGCTCCTGGACAGAGACCCAGCACTGAG CCACCCTGTTCTGGTGATCGGCACAACCTGCAAGCCCCAGGATGTTCCTACAGATGTGCAAACCGCTTTCCTTCACGAGGTGAAAATTGGAGCCCCttcagaagagcagaggaggtCAATGCTGAGCATGCTTACTGCCGGTCTGCCGCTGGGCAAAGAAGTGAGCCTATCCAAGCTGGCCCGCAAGACTGCG GGGTTTGTGCTGGGAGATTTTTGTGCCTTGTTGTCCCACAGCAGCCGAGCTGCTTGTACCCGCATTCAGACCATGAG TTTTCCAGGTGGACTGAGCGAGGAAGTGGAGAGAGATTTTTGCACTGCTGGGTTCCCAGTGCTTGAGGAGGATTTTAGTTTTGCATTGGACCAGCTGCACAACACCCATTCACAAGCAGTGGGAGCCCCGAAG ATCCCCTCTGTGTCCTGGCAGGATGTTGGTGGGCTCCAAGAGGTGAAGAAGGATATCCTGGACACTATCCAGTTGCCCCTGGagcacccagagctgctctcaCTGGGTCTGTGCCGCTCTGGTCTGCTGCTGTATGggcctccagggacagggaagaCCTTGCTGGCAAAAGCTGTGGCAACCACGTGCGCCATGACATTCCTTAG CGTCAAAGGGCCAGAGCTCATCAACATGTACGTCGGGCAAAGCGAGGAGAATGTGCGTAATG TCTTCACCAAAGCCAGGGCAGCTGTTCCCTGCATTATCTTCTTTGATGAACTGGATTCCCTGGCCCCCAGTCGTGGGCGGAGTGGAGATTCAGGGGGCATCATGGACAG AGTTGTCTCACAGCTCCTGGCTGAGCTTGATGGCCTTCATTCCACCAGAGAGGTATTTGTCATTGGAGCTACAAACAGGCCTGACCTCCTGGACCCAGCTCTGCTTCGGCCGGGCAG GTTTGACAAGCTGGTCTATGTGGGTATAAATGAAGACCGAGAGTcacagctgcaggtgctgggtgCCATCACCAGGAG GTTTAAACTGGATCCTTCCGTGAATCTCACCACCATCCTAGAAAAATGCCCGGCTCAGCTGACGGGAGCAGACATCTACGCCTTGTGCTCAGATGCCATGATGTGCGCTGTCAAACGCAAAGTAGGATGGATCGAGGAAG GGCTGGATACCGAGAGCTCTGTGCTGATCCTGACCATGGAAGATTTCCTGCAGGCTGCTACCAGGTTGCAGCCATCAGTTTCTGAGCTGGAGCTGGCCAGGTACAGACTCATCCAGCAGAAGTTTGCTGCCTGCTAA
- the GNMT gene encoding glycine N-methyltransferase isoform X1 codes for MVDSVYRTRSLGVAAEGLPDQYADGRAARVWQLYIGDTRSRTAEYRSWLLALLRQHRCRSVLDVACGTGVDSIMLLEEGFQVTSVDASDKMLKYALKERWERRKEEPFDRWVIEEANWLTLEKDLEKPGDGFDAVICLGNSFAHLPDFKVPGDSMVSCPGDQSDHKLALRNIVSMVRPGGVLVIDHRNYDHILATGCAPPGKNIYYKSDLTKDITTSVLLVNNKAHMVTLDYTVQVPPTEAGAAPELSTFRLSYYPHRLEAFTALLKCAFQGKCQHSVLGDFQPYTPGQAHVPCYFIHVVKKTD; via the exons ATGGTGGACAGCGTCTACCGGACGCGGTCGCTGGGGGTGGCGGCGGAGGGGTTGCCGGACCAGTACGCGGATGGACGGGCGGCCCGCGTGTGGCAGCTGTACATTGGGGACACGCGCAGCCGCACGGCCGAGTACCGCAGCTGGCTCCTGGCGCTGCTCCGCCAACACCGCTGCCGCTCTGTCCTCGACGTCGCCTGCGGCACCGG GGTGGACTCCATCATGCTGCTCGAGGAGGGCTTCCAGGTGACCAGTGTCGACGCCAGCGACAAGATGCTAAAGTATGCGCTGAAGGAGCGCTGGGAGCGGCGCAAGGAGGAGCCCTTCGACCGATGGG TTATCGAGGAGGCCAACTGGCTCACcctggaaaaggacctggagaaGCCAGGGGATGGGTTTGACGCAGTCATCTGCCTGGGCAACTCCTTTGCACACCTGCCTGACTTCAAAG tgcctggggacagcatgGTTTCCTGCCCAGGGGACCAGAGTGACCACAAGCTGGCCCTGAGGAACATCGTTAGCATGGTGCGGCCCGGGGGTGTCCTGGTCATCGACCACCGCAACTACGATCACATTCTGGCCACAGGCTGTGCACCGCCTGGCAAGAACATCTACTACAAG AGCGACTTAACGAAGGACATCACCACCTCAGTGCTGCTGGTAAACAACAAGGCACACATGGTGACCCTGGACTACACGGTGCAGGTCCCCCCTACTGaggcaggggcagccccagagctgAG CACGTTTCGGCTCTCGTACTACCCGCACCGGCTGGAGGCCTTCACAGCCCTGCTGAAATGCGCCTTCCAGGGGAAGTGCCAGCACAGCGTACTGGGCGACTTCCAGCCCTACACACCAGGGCAAGCCCACGTTCCCTGCTACTTCATCCACGTTGTGAAGAAGACAGACTGA
- the GNMT gene encoding glycine N-methyltransferase isoform X2, whose translation MVDSVYRTRSLGVAAEGLPDQYADGRAARVWQLYIGDTRSRTAEYRSWLLALLRQHRCRSVLDVACGTGVDSIMLLEEGFQVTSVDASDKMLKYALKERWERRKEEPFDRWVIEEANWLTLEKDLEKPGDGFDAVICLGNSFAHLPDFKGDQSDHKLALRNIVSMVRPGGVLVIDHRNYDHILATGCAPPGKNIYYKSDLTKDITTSVLLVNNKAHMVTLDYTVQVPPTEAGAAPELSTFRLSYYPHRLEAFTALLKCAFQGKCQHSVLGDFQPYTPGQAHVPCYFIHVVKKTD comes from the exons ATGGTGGACAGCGTCTACCGGACGCGGTCGCTGGGGGTGGCGGCGGAGGGGTTGCCGGACCAGTACGCGGATGGACGGGCGGCCCGCGTGTGGCAGCTGTACATTGGGGACACGCGCAGCCGCACGGCCGAGTACCGCAGCTGGCTCCTGGCGCTGCTCCGCCAACACCGCTGCCGCTCTGTCCTCGACGTCGCCTGCGGCACCGG GGTGGACTCCATCATGCTGCTCGAGGAGGGCTTCCAGGTGACCAGTGTCGACGCCAGCGACAAGATGCTAAAGTATGCGCTGAAGGAGCGCTGGGAGCGGCGCAAGGAGGAGCCCTTCGACCGATGGG TTATCGAGGAGGCCAACTGGCTCACcctggaaaaggacctggagaaGCCAGGGGATGGGTTTGACGCAGTCATCTGCCTGGGCAACTCCTTTGCACACCTGCCTGACTTCAAAG GGGACCAGAGTGACCACAAGCTGGCCCTGAGGAACATCGTTAGCATGGTGCGGCCCGGGGGTGTCCTGGTCATCGACCACCGCAACTACGATCACATTCTGGCCACAGGCTGTGCACCGCCTGGCAAGAACATCTACTACAAG AGCGACTTAACGAAGGACATCACCACCTCAGTGCTGCTGGTAAACAACAAGGCACACATGGTGACCCTGGACTACACGGTGCAGGTCCCCCCTACTGaggcaggggcagccccagagctgAG CACGTTTCGGCTCTCGTACTACCCGCACCGGCTGGAGGCCTTCACAGCCCTGCTGAAATGCGCCTTCCAGGGGAAGTGCCAGCACAGCGTACTGGGCGACTTCCAGCCCTACACACCAGGGCAAGCCCACGTTCCCTGCTACTTCATCCACGTTGTGAAGAAGACAGACTGA